Proteins from a genomic interval of Lysobacter stagni:
- a CDS encoding DUF885 domain-containing protein encodes MQLRPLLLALAVSAAIAGCSKPATDTATAEKPAATQTAQAKAEQLNKLYTDFWEDTLKRNPVLATFTGDTRFNADLPDFGSQQYRDESKKAAQDWLAKAEAIGSDGLTGQDLLNYEIFTKDAKDQIESFQFPGWMTPVNQMDSTASLAVQFGSGGGAQPFKTVQDYDNWLKRGARIPVLFDTEIDNMKQGIAAGVVQPKVLMEKVVPQLDALIKDKPEDTLFWGPITNLPKDFSDADKKRLTDAYRAMIADQLMPAYKKLRAFINDEYLPKTRDTVGLDKLPNGAAWYAFNAKQSTTTDLTPAQIHQIGLDEVARIHGEMQKVIEQVGFKGTLQDFFKYVQTDKKFEFKSQDELLKYYRGLEAKINEKIPTQFSVIPKSPFEIRPVEPFREKSAAGGQYYPPSEDGSRPGIFYVNTYDLPSRKIWDAEDLYLHEAIPGHHFQIATQIELKDMPAFRRWSIQSAFAEGWGLYAESLGKDLGVYTDPYSYFGYLQNELWRAIRLVTDTGLHSKGWTRDQVIAYMKENSAVSDTTAVAEAERYVAWPGQALAYKIGELKIKELRAKAEKELGPKFDIRQFHEEVLKDGAVPLAVLQQKVDRWIESKKG; translated from the coding sequence ATGCAGCTTCGCCCGCTCCTGCTTGCCCTCGCCGTGTCCGCGGCGATCGCCGGCTGCTCCAAACCCGCCACCGACACCGCCACCGCGGAGAAGCCCGCCGCCACGCAGACCGCGCAGGCCAAGGCGGAGCAGCTCAACAAGCTGTACACCGATTTCTGGGAAGACACCCTCAAGCGCAATCCGGTGCTGGCCACCTTCACCGGCGACACGCGCTTCAACGCCGACCTGCCGGATTTCGGTTCGCAGCAGTATCGCGATGAATCCAAGAAGGCCGCGCAGGACTGGCTGGCCAAGGCCGAGGCCATCGGTTCCGACGGCCTGACCGGGCAGGACCTGCTGAACTACGAGATCTTCACCAAGGACGCGAAGGACCAGATCGAATCCTTCCAGTTCCCGGGCTGGATGACGCCGGTGAACCAGATGGACAGCACCGCCAGCCTGGCCGTGCAGTTCGGTTCGGGCGGTGGCGCTCAGCCGTTCAAGACGGTGCAGGACTACGACAACTGGCTCAAGCGCGGCGCGCGCATCCCGGTGCTGTTCGACACCGAGATCGACAACATGAAGCAGGGCATCGCGGCGGGCGTCGTCCAGCCGAAGGTGCTGATGGAGAAGGTGGTCCCGCAGCTGGATGCGCTGATCAAGGACAAGCCGGAAGACACGCTGTTCTGGGGCCCGATCACCAACCTGCCCAAGGACTTCAGCGACGCCGACAAGAAGCGCCTGACGGACGCGTACCGCGCGATGATCGCCGATCAGCTGATGCCGGCGTACAAGAAGCTGCGCGCCTTCATCAATGACGAGTACCTGCCCAAGACGCGCGACACCGTCGGCCTGGACAAGCTGCCCAACGGCGCCGCGTGGTACGCCTTCAACGCCAAGCAGAGCACCACCACCGACCTGACCCCGGCGCAGATCCACCAGATCGGCCTGGACGAAGTCGCGCGCATCCACGGCGAGATGCAGAAGGTGATCGAACAGGTCGGCTTCAAGGGCACGCTGCAGGACTTCTTCAAGTACGTGCAGACGGACAAGAAGTTCGAGTTCAAGAGCCAGGACGAACTGCTCAAGTACTACCGCGGCCTGGAAGCGAAGATCAACGAGAAGATCCCGACGCAGTTCTCGGTGATCCCGAAGTCGCCGTTCGAGATCCGTCCGGTCGAGCCGTTCCGCGAGAAGTCCGCGGCCGGCGGCCAGTACTACCCGCCGAGCGAGGACGGCTCGCGTCCGGGCATCTTCTACGTCAACACCTACGACCTGCCCTCGCGCAAGATCTGGGACGCGGAAGACCTGTACCTGCATGAGGCGATCCCGGGCCACCACTTCCAGATCGCGACGCAGATCGAGCTGAAGGACATGCCGGCGTTCCGCCGCTGGAGCATCCAGAGCGCGTTCGCCGAAGGCTGGGGCCTGTACGCCGAATCGCTGGGCAAGGATCTGGGCGTGTACACCGATCCGTATTCCTACTTCGGCTACCTGCAGAACGAGCTGTGGCGCGCGATCCGTCTGGTCACCGACACCGGCCTGCACAGCAAGGGCTGGACGCGCGACCAGGTCATCGCCTACATGAAGGAGAACTCGGCGGTCAGCGACACCACCGCCGTGGCCGAAGCCGAGCGCTATGTCGCGTGGCCGGGCCAGGCGCTGGCGTACAAGATCGGCGAGCTGAAGATCAAGGAACTTCGCGCCAAGGCGGAGAAGGAACTGGGTCCGAAGTTCGACATCCGTCAGTTCCACGAAGAAGTGCTGAAGGACGGCGCCGTGCCGCTGGCCGTGCTGCAGCAGAAGGTCGACCGCTGGATCGAGTCGAAGAAGGGCTGA
- a CDS encoding DUF502 domain-containing protein yields MSTSPAPAPRPAPARPSLQKLFLTGLLTLLPIWLTWVVVKFVFVLLSDISQPFITPLLQNLASSYPSLAWLTEPWVRTVMAMLATVAVILFSGVMARRVFGQRLLRWFEALIQRIPLASTIYSSARQLLDILQTKPDGTQRVVLVDFPHKEMKSIGFVTRVIREHGTGRELAAVYVPTTPNPTSGYLEIVPVEKITPTDWTVDQAMSFIISGGAVAPDSIPFSPPGSHAP; encoded by the coding sequence ATGTCGACCTCCCCCGCTCCCGCCCCCCGGCCCGCTCCCGCGCGGCCGAGTCTCCAGAAACTCTTCCTCACCGGCCTGCTGACCCTGCTGCCCATCTGGCTCACCTGGGTGGTGGTGAAGTTCGTGTTCGTGCTGTTGTCGGACATCAGCCAACCGTTCATCACGCCGCTTCTGCAGAACCTGGCGTCGTCGTACCCCTCGCTCGCGTGGCTGACCGAACCGTGGGTGCGCACGGTGATGGCGATGCTGGCCACCGTCGCGGTGATCCTGTTTTCCGGCGTGATGGCCCGGCGCGTGTTCGGCCAGCGCCTGCTGCGCTGGTTCGAGGCGTTGATCCAGCGCATTCCGCTGGCCAGCACCATCTACTCCAGCGCGCGCCAATTGCTGGACATCCTGCAGACCAAGCCCGACGGCACGCAGCGCGTGGTGCTGGTGGACTTCCCGCACAAGGAGATGAAGTCCATCGGCTTCGTCACCCGCGTCATCCGCGAACACGGAACCGGCCGCGAGCTCGCGGCGGTGTACGTGCCGACCACGCCGAACCCGACCTCCGGCTACCTGGAGATCGTGCCGGTGGAGAAGATCACGCCCACCGACTGGACCGTCGACCAGGCGATGAGCTTCATCATCTCCGGTGGCGCCGTCGCGCCCGACAGCATTCCATTCTCGCCACCCGGCAGCCACGCGCCGTAA
- the trxA gene encoding thioredoxin gives MTDQNADTAHVFDATADTFETEVLQKSLQTPVLIDFWAEWCGPCKTLGPILEKLAADYHGAFRLAKVDVDKEPQLAGAFQVRSIPTVFLVKDGQLVDGFPGALPEGQIREFLKHHGIEPAANEPEAPAETAVPLDPHAEVIRLRTESAAAPDNAELKLELALALLRTGAATEAEQLLDALPANLATDDRAQRARSRLGFATLLKDAPAPEVLQAAIASNPDDLRARHLLGTLHIVDGDAEAGLEQFLEMLRRDRGYADGLPRKALIDAFRVVEDEDLVGRYRRKMSSLLF, from the coding sequence ATGACCGACCAGAACGCCGACACCGCCCACGTCTTCGACGCCACCGCCGACACCTTCGAGACCGAGGTGCTGCAGAAATCCCTGCAGACGCCGGTGCTGATCGATTTCTGGGCCGAATGGTGCGGCCCCTGCAAGACGCTGGGCCCGATCCTGGAGAAGCTGGCGGCCGACTACCACGGCGCGTTCCGCCTGGCCAAGGTCGATGTCGACAAGGAGCCGCAGCTGGCCGGCGCGTTCCAGGTGCGCTCGATTCCGACGGTGTTCCTGGTGAAGGACGGCCAGCTGGTCGATGGCTTCCCCGGCGCGCTGCCGGAAGGCCAGATCCGCGAGTTCCTGAAGCACCACGGCATCGAACCGGCCGCGAACGAGCCCGAAGCACCGGCCGAAACGGCTGTCCCGCTGGACCCGCACGCGGAGGTGATCCGCCTGCGCACTGAATCCGCCGCGGCCCCGGACAACGCCGAACTCAAGCTGGAACTGGCACTGGCCCTGCTGCGCACCGGCGCAGCCACGGAAGCCGAACAGTTGCTCGACGCCCTGCCCGCCAACCTCGCTACCGACGACCGCGCCCAGCGCGCCCGTTCGCGCCTGGGTTTCGCGACGCTGCTGAAGGACGCGCCGGCGCCGGAAGTGCTGCAGGCAGCCATCGCCAGCAATCCCGACGACCTGCGCGCCCGCCACCTGCTGGGCACGTTGCATATCGTCGATGGCGACGCCGAGGCGGGCCTGGAGCAGTTCCTGGAAATGCTGCGCCGCGACCGCGGTTACGCCGACGGTCTGCCGCGCAAGGCCCTCATCGACGCCTTCCGCGTGGTCGAGGACGAGGATCTGGTGGGACGCTACCGCCGCAAGATGTCCTCGCTGCTGTTCTGA
- a CDS encoding bifunctional serine/threonine-protein kinase/formylglycine-generating enzyme family protein — MSGSASNNDNASPLPEITGYRLHRVINHGGMSTVYLGHQIALSREVAIKVMLPVALADEVSRRRFENEVRTIARLEHPNIVGIHEVGRTHEGLPYYAMPFLPRGHLGQRDLSKDEPRAIEIAMTLLSALEYAHSRGVVHRDVKAENVLFDEGERVLLADFGIALRRGFGPRVTTAGLAVGSTAYMAPEQARGEDVDGRADLYSMGVLFWEMLTGRLPFEASDALSMAVMHAQDPIPKLPHHLRHWQRFMNRALTKQAAHRFQDAAQMADAIRSVQQRKPWSPAVEVLQRLRPSPRWAMPVWATLGVTAVTLVVLGFSLGHDEDDERPAPAPMMSTAPNATPVVDPTAAMLQPLPEAPLQRALELARQQIARGRLTEPPDANAFDSVLLAWHTDSTHPDVAKAIDDLTRVFGEQIVRAVKDGRDEHARELGSRATALGQQTGTAGSPAQQQLREQVGKALDARLQLAVRRRDGSDVQRITALAAALQLPRPLDARLLARAKDLPKGLARGATLDAVSQASAKVSVALTPRPVSRREYARFAVANGRDPSLCRERASILRVIDPRDWQSPGFRQGENDPVVCISMEDAQAYAQWYSAQTGRRYRLPSHEEIAQLPAEIDGRAVSMWLRDCGRNCQQRQVAGESWRSQEGQRTLLAARGYDDVGFRLVRER, encoded by the coding sequence ATGTCCGGGTCTGCATCCAACAACGACAACGCATCGCCATTGCCGGAGATCACGGGGTATCGACTGCACCGCGTGATCAACCACGGTGGCATGTCGACCGTGTATCTGGGCCACCAGATCGCGTTGTCGCGCGAAGTCGCCATCAAGGTGATGCTGCCCGTCGCGCTGGCCGATGAAGTCAGTCGTCGCCGCTTCGAAAACGAAGTGCGCACCATCGCGCGGCTGGAACATCCCAACATCGTCGGCATCCACGAAGTCGGTCGCACGCACGAAGGGCTGCCGTACTACGCGATGCCGTTCCTTCCGCGCGGCCATCTGGGCCAGCGCGATCTGAGCAAGGACGAACCCCGCGCGATCGAGATCGCGATGACGTTGCTGTCCGCGCTGGAGTACGCGCATTCGCGCGGCGTCGTGCATCGCGACGTGAAAGCCGAGAACGTGCTGTTCGACGAAGGCGAGCGCGTGTTGCTGGCCGACTTCGGCATCGCGCTGCGCCGTGGCTTCGGCCCTCGCGTCACCACGGCTGGCCTGGCTGTCGGCAGCACCGCGTACATGGCGCCCGAACAGGCGCGTGGCGAGGACGTCGATGGACGCGCCGATCTCTACAGCATGGGCGTGCTGTTCTGGGAAATGCTCACCGGTCGCCTGCCGTTCGAGGCGTCCGACGCGCTGTCGATGGCGGTGATGCACGCGCAGGATCCGATTCCGAAACTGCCGCACCACCTGCGTCACTGGCAGCGATTCATGAATCGCGCACTGACCAAGCAGGCCGCGCACCGGTTCCAGGATGCGGCGCAGATGGCCGATGCGATCCGTTCGGTGCAGCAGCGCAAGCCGTGGTCGCCGGCGGTGGAAGTGCTCCAACGCCTGCGTCCGTCGCCGCGCTGGGCGATGCCGGTGTGGGCCACGCTGGGCGTCACCGCCGTCACGCTGGTGGTGCTCGGCTTCAGCCTGGGGCACGACGAGGACGACGAGCGCCCGGCGCCGGCACCGATGATGTCCACCGCGCCCAATGCCACGCCGGTCGTCGATCCCACGGCTGCGATGCTGCAGCCGCTGCCCGAAGCACCGCTGCAGCGCGCGCTGGAGCTTGCACGCCAGCAGATCGCGCGCGGCCGCCTCACCGAGCCGCCGGACGCCAACGCCTTCGACAGCGTGCTGCTGGCCTGGCATACCGACAGCACGCACCCGGACGTGGCCAAGGCCATCGACGATCTGACGCGCGTGTTCGGCGAACAGATCGTGCGCGCCGTGAAGGACGGCCGCGACGAGCACGCGCGCGAGCTCGGCAGCCGCGCGACCGCGCTGGGGCAACAGACCGGAACCGCGGGCTCGCCCGCCCAGCAGCAGTTGCGCGAACAGGTCGGCAAGGCGCTCGACGCGCGACTGCAGCTCGCCGTTCGCCGCCGCGATGGCTCCGACGTGCAACGCATCACCGCGCTGGCCGCCGCGCTGCAACTGCCGCGTCCGCTCGACGCGCGACTGCTTGCGCGGGCGAAGGATCTGCCGAAGGGTCTGGCGCGCGGCGCCACGCTCGATGCCGTCTCGCAGGCCAGCGCCAAGGTCAGCGTGGCACTCACGCCGCGCCCGGTCAGCCGCCGCGAGTACGCGCGCTTCGCCGTGGCCAACGGCCGCGACCCGTCGCTGTGCCGCGAACGCGCGTCGATCCTGCGCGTGATCGATCCACGCGACTGGCAGTCGCCCGGATTCCGCCAGGGCGAGAACGACCCGGTCGTGTGCATCTCCATGGAAGACGCGCAGGCCTATGCGCAGTGGTACAGCGCGCAGACCGGCCGCCGCTATCGCCTGCCCAGCCACGAAGAGATCGCACAGCTGCCGGCCGAGATCGACGGTCGCGCAGTGTCGATGTGGCTGCGCGACTGCGGGCGCAATTGCCAGCAACGCCAGGTCGCGGGCGAATCCTGGCGCAGCCAGGAGGGGCAGCGCACGCTGCTGGCCGCGCGCGGCTACGACGACGTGGGCTTCCGCCTCGTCCGCGAGCGTTGA
- a CDS encoding queuosine precursor transporter translates to MQPAGTINDRAVRLFIVLGAFFCVNAVLAEFIGVKIFALEDTLGIAPLHWNLFGQTGSLSFTAGTLLWPVVFLMTDVINEFFGRRGVRMISWLAAGLIVYGFVFAFAAIEIVPAAWWVKAAQSQGVADYQAAFAAVFGQGLWTIAGSLVAFMLGQLIDVAVFHRIRSVTGEKHVWLRATGSTAVSQLVDSFVVLYIAFVLGPQKWPTSLFLAVSTVNYAYKMLAAVALIPMIYLVRVAITRYLGEARARELREHAAA, encoded by the coding sequence ATCCAGCCCGCGGGCACGATCAACGATCGCGCCGTGCGGCTGTTCATCGTGCTGGGCGCGTTCTTCTGCGTGAACGCGGTGCTCGCCGAGTTCATCGGCGTCAAGATCTTCGCTCTGGAAGACACGCTCGGCATCGCGCCGCTGCACTGGAACCTGTTCGGCCAGACCGGCTCGCTCAGCTTCACCGCCGGCACGCTACTGTGGCCGGTGGTGTTCCTGATGACCGATGTCATCAACGAGTTCTTCGGCCGTCGCGGCGTGCGCATGATTTCCTGGCTCGCTGCCGGCCTTATCGTCTACGGCTTTGTGTTCGCGTTCGCGGCCATCGAGATCGTGCCGGCGGCGTGGTGGGTCAAGGCAGCCCAGTCGCAGGGCGTGGCCGACTACCAGGCGGCGTTCGCCGCGGTGTTCGGACAGGGGCTGTGGACCATCGCCGGGTCGCTGGTCGCCTTCATGCTCGGGCAGCTGATCGACGTGGCCGTGTTCCACCGCATCCGCAGCGTGACCGGCGAGAAGCACGTATGGCTGCGCGCGACCGGTTCCACTGCGGTGTCGCAGCTGGTCGACAGTTTCGTGGTGCTCTACATCGCCTTCGTGCTGGGCCCGCAGAAGTGGCCGACGTCGCTGTTCCTGGCGGTGAGCACGGTCAACTATGCGTACAAGATGCTCGCCGCGGTCGCGCTGATCCCGATGATCTACCTGGTGCGCGTGGCCATCACACGTTACCTGGGCGAGGCGCGCGCGCGCGAACTGCGCGAACACGCCGCCGCCTGA
- a CDS encoding sensor histidine kinase, which yields MRNRPMLLILLVLGWWTVNGLVWTGQVLNMRDATGQWLDAMQVLRLELSSALLWVPITLALFWCVDRYPIERGRALRAVALQGAAVVMAIFVRALAVMVLNGWVGWYAHLPSFQSVLATSVLNNLLMAWMIVGVAHALVYAERAQHRERQAIELESRLAQARLEALSAQLNPHFLFNALNSIAEMVHRDAEAADRMLVDLGALLRHSLGASDHQEVALRDELVALDHYLGIEKMRLGERLRVHWGIDSGSLDARVPHLVLQPLVENAIHHAVAVRTTPGEVSVRAERAQDRLILEVRDDGGPQRTSRGSGIGLRNTRARLSCLYGADHLLEIVALVTGGTLVRLDLPYRPAGATP from the coding sequence ATGCGTAATCGACCGATGTTGCTGATCCTGCTGGTGCTGGGCTGGTGGACCGTGAACGGCCTGGTATGGACCGGCCAGGTCCTGAACATGCGTGACGCCACCGGGCAATGGCTCGACGCGATGCAGGTGCTGCGGCTGGAACTCTCCAGCGCCCTGTTGTGGGTGCCCATCACGCTGGCCCTGTTCTGGTGCGTCGATCGCTACCCCATCGAGCGCGGCCGCGCACTGCGTGCGGTGGCGCTGCAGGGCGCGGCCGTGGTGATGGCGATCTTCGTGCGCGCCCTGGCGGTGATGGTGCTCAACGGCTGGGTGGGCTGGTACGCGCACCTGCCGTCGTTCCAGTCGGTGCTGGCCACCAGCGTGCTCAACAACCTGTTGATGGCGTGGATGATCGTCGGCGTGGCGCATGCGCTGGTCTACGCCGAACGCGCGCAACACCGCGAACGCCAGGCCATCGAGCTGGAATCGCGCCTGGCACAGGCCCGGCTCGAGGCGCTGTCGGCGCAGCTCAACCCGCATTTCCTGTTCAACGCACTCAACTCCATCGCCGAGATGGTGCACCGCGATGCGGAAGCGGCCGACCGCATGCTGGTCGACCTGGGCGCGTTGCTGCGCCACAGCCTGGGTGCGTCCGACCACCAGGAAGTCGCGCTGCGCGACGAGCTGGTCGCGCTGGACCATTACCTGGGCATCGAGAAGATGCGCCTGGGCGAACGCCTGCGCGTGCACTGGGGCATCGATTCCGGATCGCTCGACGCACGCGTACCGCATCTGGTGCTGCAACCTCTGGTGGAGAACGCCATCCACCACGCGGTGGCGGTGCGCACCACGCCCGGCGAGGTCAGCGTGCGTGCCGAACGTGCGCAGGACCGGTTGATCCTGGAAGTGCGCGACGACGGCGGCCCGCAACGCACCTCGCGTGGTTCCGGCATCGGCCTGCGCAACACGCGTGCGCGGCTGTCCTGCCTGTACGGCGCCGACCACCTGCTGGAGATCGTCGCGCTGGTGACCGGCGGTACGCTGGTGCGTCTGGACCTGCCTTACCGGCCCGCGGGAGCCACTCCGTGA
- a CDS encoding LytR/AlgR family response regulator transcription factor, translating into MTERLRAVVADDETMSRARLCRLLGQTQDVDVLAECADGDAAVAAIRRVRPQVVFLDVRMPALNGFGVLDALPPAARPCVVFVTAHAEHALRAFDADATDYLLKPFSMERLRESLDRVRRHLGMESPRHDVPIVSPDGYVERLAVPEGTRLRLLPVDEIDCVLAQSNYVELYVGEQRYRLRDTMAGIEARLDPQRFMRVHRSRLVRLGAIRDIETLEPGRYVVRLHSGLRLGTGASYRDRLRAALGLGSVG; encoded by the coding sequence GTGACGGAACGACTGCGCGCCGTGGTGGCCGACGACGAAACGATGTCGCGCGCGCGGCTGTGCCGCCTGCTCGGACAGACGCAGGACGTGGACGTGCTTGCCGAGTGCGCCGACGGCGACGCCGCGGTGGCGGCGATACGGCGCGTGCGGCCGCAGGTCGTCTTCCTCGACGTGCGCATGCCCGCGCTGAACGGCTTCGGCGTACTGGACGCCTTGCCACCCGCGGCGAGGCCGTGCGTGGTGTTCGTCACCGCGCATGCCGAGCACGCGTTGCGCGCGTTCGACGCGGACGCCACCGACTACCTGCTCAAGCCGTTCTCGATGGAGCGGCTGCGTGAATCCCTGGATCGCGTGCGCCGCCACCTGGGCATGGAGAGCCCGCGTCACGACGTGCCCATTGTCTCGCCGGACGGCTATGTCGAGCGCCTGGCCGTGCCGGAGGGCACGCGCCTGCGCCTGCTGCCCGTGGATGAGATCGACTGCGTGCTGGCCCAGTCCAACTACGTCGAACTGTACGTGGGCGAACAGCGTTACCGGCTGCGCGACACGATGGCGGGCATCGAAGCGCGCCTAGACCCGCAACGGTTCATGCGCGTGCATCGTTCGCGGCTGGTGCGGCTGGGTGCGATCCGCGACATCGAGACGCTTGAACCCGGCCGCTACGTCGTGCGCTTGCACAGCGGCCTGCGCCTGGGCACCGGCGCCAGCTATCGCGACCGCCTGCGCGCGGCGCTGGGTTTGGGCAGCGTGGGGTGA
- a CDS encoding DUF885 domain-containing protein has translation MLRALRPSLRLPLAIALALSATVALPGHTAGAPAVATATQAAKAERLNAMYEQYWEELLKLNPLQATFQGDNRYNDQLPNTLSAQYRKQLHDFNTRWLKSVKGVGPDGLDGQALLSYEIFVRDREKSLESERFPTWQQPINQFYNLAATVTQLGSGTGAQPFKTVQDYENWRKRASQVPALFDQAIANSREGVKHGVVQPRALMEKVIPQLDALIKDQADQTLFWGPVTNFPASFNDADKQRLTAEYRTMIQGELMPAYRKLRGFIVDEYLPKTRATSGMGALPDGQAWYAFNARNSTTTNLTPAQIHQIGLDEVTRIHGQIGEVMKQVGFKGSMKEFFHFMQTDPRFTFADEPALLAYYRGLEAKINQKIPEQFSLTPKAPFEIRPVEPFRAQSAAGGSYMRPSGDGSRPGIFYVNTYDLPTRKTWDAEDLYLHEAIPGHHFQLALQQELTNLPKFRRFGSETAFSEGWGLYAESLGRDVGVYTDPYSYFGYLQNELWRAIRLVVDTGLHSKGWTREQVIAYMLDNSAESETQSTAEAERYMAIPGQALAYKMGELKIKELRARAEKALGTKFDVREFHAEVLRDGSVPLEILEGKIDRWIATKKNA, from the coding sequence ATGCTCCGAGCCCTGCGTCCCTCGCTTCGCCTTCCGCTCGCCATCGCCCTGGCCCTGTCCGCCACCGTGGCCCTGCCGGGACATACCGCAGGGGCGCCCGCCGTCGCAACGGCCACGCAGGCCGCCAAGGCCGAACGGCTCAACGCGATGTACGAGCAGTACTGGGAAGAACTGCTGAAGTTGAACCCGCTGCAGGCCACCTTCCAGGGCGACAACCGCTACAACGACCAGCTGCCCAACACGCTGTCGGCGCAGTACCGCAAGCAGTTGCACGACTTCAACACGCGCTGGCTCAAGTCGGTGAAGGGCGTTGGCCCGGACGGGCTGGATGGCCAGGCACTGCTGAGCTACGAGATCTTCGTGCGCGACCGTGAGAAGTCGCTGGAATCCGAGCGCTTCCCGACGTGGCAGCAGCCGATCAACCAGTTCTACAACCTGGCCGCGACCGTCACGCAGCTGGGTTCGGGCACGGGCGCGCAGCCGTTCAAGACCGTGCAGGACTACGAGAACTGGCGCAAGCGCGCCTCGCAGGTCCCGGCGCTGTTCGACCAGGCCATCGCCAACTCGCGCGAAGGCGTGAAGCACGGCGTGGTGCAGCCGCGTGCGCTCATGGAGAAAGTGATCCCGCAGCTCGACGCGCTGATCAAGGACCAGGCGGACCAGACCCTGTTCTGGGGTCCGGTCACGAACTTCCCGGCCTCGTTCAACGATGCCGACAAGCAGCGCCTGACGGCCGAGTACCGCACGATGATCCAGGGCGAGCTGATGCCCGCCTACCGCAAGCTGCGCGGTTTCATCGTCGATGAGTACCTGCCGAAGACGCGCGCCACGTCCGGCATGGGCGCGCTGCCCGATGGCCAGGCGTGGTACGCGTTCAATGCGCGCAACTCCACCACCACCAACCTCACCCCGGCGCAGATCCACCAGATCGGCCTGGACGAGGTGACGCGCATCCACGGCCAGATCGGCGAGGTCATGAAGCAGGTCGGCTTCAAGGGCTCGATGAAGGAGTTCTTCCACTTCATGCAGACCGATCCGCGCTTCACCTTCGCGGACGAACCGGCACTGCTGGCGTACTACCGCGGCCTGGAAGCGAAGATCAACCAGAAGATCCCGGAGCAGTTCTCGCTGACGCCGAAGGCGCCGTTCGAGATCCGCCCGGTCGAGCCGTTCCGCGCGCAGTCCGCCGCAGGCGGCTCGTACATGCGGCCCAGCGGCGACGGTTCGCGCCCGGGCATCTTCTACGTGAACACCTACGACCTGCCCACCCGCAAGACCTGGGACGCGGAAGACCTGTACCTGCACGAGGCGATCCCGGGCCATCACTTCCAGCTCGCGCTGCAGCAGGAACTGACCAACCTGCCGAAGTTCCGTCGCTTCGGCAGCGAGACCGCCTTCAGCGAGGGCTGGGGCCTGTATGCCGAATCGCTGGGGCGCGACGTGGGCGTGTACACCGATCCGTACTCGTACTTCGGCTACCTGCAGAACGAACTGTGGCGCGCGATCCGCCTGGTCGTGGATACCGGCCTGCACAGCAAGGGCTGGACGCGCGAACAGGTCATCGCCTACATGCTCGACAACTCCGCCGAAAGCGAAACGCAATCCACCGCCGAAGCCGAGCGCTACATGGCCATTCCGGGCCAGGCGCTGGCGTACAAGATGGGCGAGCTGAAGATCAAGGAACTGCGCGCACGCGCCGAGAAGGCGCTGGGCACGAAGTTCGACGTGCGCGAGTTCCATGCCGAAGTGCTGCGCGACGGCTCGGTTCCGCTGGAGATCCTCGAAGGCAAGATCGACCGCTGGATCGCGACGAAGAAGAACGCCTGA
- a CDS encoding DUF4442 domain-containing protein yields MKASTLRRGLNLWPPFLFSGIHVTAIADDYRHAHVELRMRPWNRNYVGTHFGGSLFAMTDPFWMLLAMKALGSEFWVWDKAGTIDFVKPGRGTVRADFRLREDVLDELRAATANGEKALRWFDTDVIDENGDVVAKVRKQLYVRRKPAHRDADGNGENGQN; encoded by the coding sequence ATGAAAGCCAGCACCCTGCGCCGCGGCCTGAACCTCTGGCCGCCGTTCCTGTTCAGCGGCATCCACGTCACCGCCATCGCCGACGACTACCGCCATGCGCACGTCGAGCTGCGCATGCGCCCCTGGAACCGCAACTACGTCGGCACGCATTTCGGCGGCAGCCTGTTCGCGATGACCGACCCGTTCTGGATGCTGCTGGCCATGAAGGCGCTGGGTAGCGAATTCTGGGTCTGGGACAAGGCCGGCACGATCGATTTCGTGAAGCCGGGACGCGGCACCGTACGTGCGGACTTCCGCCTGCGCGAGGACGTACTCGACGAACTGCGCGCCGCTACCGCGAACGGCGAGAAGGCATTGCGATGGTTCGACACCGATGTCATCGACGAAAACGGGGACGTTGTCGCCAAGGTTCGCAAGCAGCTTTACGTGCGGCGCAAACCGGCGCATCGCGACGCCGACGGCAACGGCGAGAACGGCCAAAACTGA